The following coding sequences lie in one Spinacia oleracea cultivar Varoflay chromosome 1, BTI_SOV_V1, whole genome shotgun sequence genomic window:
- the LOC130466275 gene encoding uncharacterized protein isoform X2, with amino-acid sequence MQNGHSNIVVLEDKPDQSKWTLKYIAFGRDIEFSWLARNLQPIPNQKIHWRSLEGLPISGAVRFYPRGTSSCLVENVA; translated from the exons ATGCAAAATGGTCATAGTAACATTGTG GTCTTGGAAGATAAGCCTGATCAATCAAAATGGACGCTGAAATATATAGCATTTGGCCGTGACATTGAGTTCTCTTGGCTTGCTCGAAATCTGCAG CCCATCCCAAACCAGAAAATTCATTGGAGATCTCTAGAAGGTCTTCCAATCAG TGGTGCTGTTCGATTTTACCCAAGAGGTACTTCATCATGTCTTGTAGAA AATGTGGCCTGA
- the LOC130466275 gene encoding uncharacterized protein isoform X1, producing MLHSIFRVDTINRFWMNKSLYKHVWSLSQKKVLEDKPDQSKWTLKYIAFGRDIEFSWLARNLQPIPNQKIHWRSLEGLPISGAVRFYPRGTSSCLVENVA from the exons ATGTTGCATTCCATTTTTCGTGTAGATACCATCAACAGGTTCTGGATGAATAAATCTCTCTATAAGCATGTATGGTCGCTTAGTCAGAAGAAG GTCTTGGAAGATAAGCCTGATCAATCAAAATGGACGCTGAAATATATAGCATTTGGCCGTGACATTGAGTTCTCTTGGCTTGCTCGAAATCTGCAG CCCATCCCAAACCAGAAAATTCATTGGAGATCTCTAGAAGGTCTTCCAATCAG TGGTGCTGTTCGATTTTACCCAAGAGGTACTTCATCATGTCTTGTAGAA AATGTGGCCTGA
- the LOC110780761 gene encoding probable xyloglucan endotransglucosylase/hydrolase protein 23: MASSSLLLTTLFLATLFAASTANFNNEFTITWGDGRGKVLNNGDDLTLSLDKASGSGFQSKNEYLFGNIDMQLKLVPGNSAGTVTAYYLSSMGKSHDEIDFEFLGNVSGQPYTLHTNVFAQGKGNREKQFHLWFDPTKDFHTYSILWNPQIIVFSVDGIPIREHKNMESKGIPFPKNQPMRIYSSLWNADDWATQGGRVKTDWAQAPFTSSYRNFKADACVWNSGSSSCGSGISDSNWLTQELDSASLERMSWVQKNYMVYNYCADVQRFSQGLPTECTTTS; the protein is encoded by the coding sequence ATGGCATCATCTTCACTTCTCTTAACCACTCTCTTTCTAGCTACCCTATTTGCCGCTTCTACAGCCAATTTCAACAATGAATTTACAATCACTTGGGGAGATGGTCGAGGTAAAGTTCTCAACAACGGGGACGACCTCACCCTCTCCCTCGATAAAGCTTCCGGCTCCGGCTTCCAATCCAAAAACGAATACCTCTTTGGTAATATTGATATGCAGTTAAAACTTGTCCCTGGTAATTCAGCTGGTACTGTCACTGCTTACTATCTCTCGTCTATGGGTAAATCCCATGATGAGATTGATTTTGAGTTCTTAGGGAATGTTAGTGGACAACCTTACACTTTACATACTAATGTATTTGCTCAAGGCAAAGGTAATCGTGAAAAACAGTTTCACTTGTGGTTCGACCCTACTAAAGATTTCCACACTTACTCAATCCTTTGGAATCCACAGATAATTGTTTTCTCTGTTGATGGAATTCCAATTAGAGAACACAAGAACATGGAATCAAAGGGAATCCCATTCCCTAAGAATCAACCTATGAGGATTTACTCTAGTTTGTGGAATGCTGATGATTGGGCTACCCAAGGAGGTCGGGTTAAGACCGATTGGGCTCAAGCTCCTTTCACTTCTTCATACAGGAACTTTAAAGCTGATGCTTGTGTATGGAACTCTGGTTCGTCTTCGTGTGGGTCGGGTATATCAGACTCAAATTGGTTGACCCAAGAGCTGGATTCAGCGAGCTTGGAAAGGATGAGTTGGGTGCAGAAGAATTACATGGTCTACAATTACTGTGCAGATGTTCAGAGGTTTTCTCAAGGCCTTCCTACTGAATGCACAACTACATCCTAA